AAAATTTACTATGCTCGTACTTTGATTTTTGGAAACAGAATCCATTGTCATTGGATGAGATTTGCTGCATTAGATTAAAGTGATGGCTGACATGATTCCTCCAAGACAACTGACGCCAAGATAAAATTTACTAGTATTGGACAAGAAGCAAGGATGTAAAACAAGCATGTTACGAAACCTCAGACCTTTGAAATGGCATTCAACTTGTAAAGAGGACACATCATGATGAAAGAATGGTTTAAAACTTAACAAACTGGTTGGTGTCGGCAGGGCTCATTTGGTACTTAATATAGTAGGGTGACATCTCTCTAATGGCTTCTTTCTTTATGTGacctgttttttttttaaaaatgttcTCTAAGATGGCTAAAATGGATATCATTGGGTATGACTTGTTTGTAAATTGTAAAGttttcatttttctatttcaaaACTTGTCGCCTCGTTTGAAGTACTTATTGATAAAAGATGCCCATTCTGCAAGACTTCCTGGTATGCAGTTGAGTATCGTGGTGCTAGAACTGAGGGAGAGAAGGACCTAGAACGAGCTGTATGTATCTTACTTCTGATTGAATTTTGAGTTCATGTGCttcatatataaatatcttaTCCAATCCAGAAAAGAATAGATGATATGTTCTCACTGTCCTTTAAATTCTGGCAACTTTGCTGTTCGCTTATAGGAAGAGCAAAAGGTCACTGAAGCAAAACTTAGGATGCAACATGAATATGAAATTGTTGGGCAAGTTATACCATCAGGTGAATCTCCACTTCTCTTCAAATTCTAATATCCCTTTACAAAGTTTGAGGTGAAAAATCTGTGCCTATTTAGTTCTGTTTCTAAGTTATTACTTTTGCCGTTGCAATATAGTATATCTGTGCCTATTGCAGGTGCGCAGAATATTAGGGAAATGTCTGAACGAGGGGCCTCTCTGATGCAAGGAAATGACCTGGATGGTCCTTTCCGGACTTGCAATAACAGGTCATTTGGTACTTCCCCTCATATATTGTGCTATGTCTTTCCCCTATTATTCTGAATTTTTGTAATGCCCTTATTGTTGAGATTCATTGTCACTAATTTTCTCAGTGATTCTTGCCACTGTGAAAAATTGTCATGGCCTTGGGTGCATCACTAAGCGGAATTCATAAGTTCTAAACAAAACTGTGTGAATTATGCATTCTCTATAATTCAAATTAATTTGCTTTTATTTGCAGGACTCATACTGGAAAATAAACTGAAAAAGGAATaaatatgattttgaattttcgTATTTAAATATTTTCTGGACCAGAAAATTACATAATTTACCCTGTAAAATCACTTTATCTGTTGAAATTGTGAAAGTGTGCAGAGTTATCTATCCGGTATATATTCTTGTCATCACTATTCTTTTGAACTCCATCATCAGATCTTATGAAAATATCATTTCTTGTAACCTTTTGTTATATTGCTGCACTGCAAAATTTACCAGCAACAGCCTTTGCTAATGTCCCTCTAGATATGCTCGTCGTGTAATTGAAATGATGGTTCGTTTGATCTTCATAGTTCACTGAGTGCATgttgttgatttatattttgcAACACTATTTCTACAATGGCAAAAGTACTATGTAAGTTGATACCCTGTCTTATTATCTGTAATCAGGATGTTCATGCCTCTTATAAACAAATAATTAGTCCTCCATTGATTAAACGTCATAAACAGGCAATGTTATTTGGGGTTTGCAGGATTACATGGTCAGGATGAAGGCATTTATTTTTCAATAAGTCCTTTCTTTATTCCTAGTGTGTTGGTGTTTCTAGAAAGGGTTAGTGATTGTGAAGTTTTTATGCAGGAATGAAAATCTAAGTGTAAACCTTGAAGAAGTCATGGTCATGGAAGCTATATGGGACTCTCTTCACGTGATTGTGAGTTTGCTGTTCTTCTATGATTCTCTGACCATCCCAATCTCTTTGTTGCCtctttttttgtttatcataCTGGTTTGCCGCAAGCAGAGACCGCAGATTGTAACATTTTCCTTAGATATTTGAAGTTTAGCTTTCATCACTTCTTTACAGGATTCCAGATTACAGAAAAGTGCTGCAAATCAAATTTCTGGATCTAGCAATATGGTTGGATTCGGAAATGCAGAACATGAAATTGTTGATGCAACTTGTTTACAATCATCTGGCGAAGTATCTTCAACAGATACAATGCCTGTGGAAGCTGCAGTTGGTATTTCAAGATTACCTGATCAAAATCTCTTGCAGGCACAGCATCCTGAGCCAGATTGTGAAAGTCAGGCCAAGTTGAAGCCACATGGAAGTTCAGCTGAAGAATCAAATGTAAGGGTATCACTGGTTGAATGTTTGGCTACATCTTTCGATTCAGACGAAGAGCATACTTGATACCTGTAATCGTGTCTCTAGTTGTTTAAGCAATTGGATTTACATATCAATTTACCATGAGGAGCCTTTTTCTTGGATGATAGTACAAGTATTCATAACTGATCTTTTTCTTGGCACTCATGTCTCTCATAGATATATAATTATACCAAACTAAACTTCACAGATATGTCCTGTATTCTAAAGCTCGATATATACTTTTTTTCTTTCAGAATTATTAGTTATCTAAAATTTCATGTCTGCCCATATCATGGTGAGTAGTCATAGTCATAGATATATGTGCAAAGTATGATGCCATAAACATGGGCATAAAGCATGAGTTTCAGCATGAGGTACCCACCAGAATTGAATGTTGTATCATAGTTAATATAAAAGATTGATCGACTGTAGCTTTGCAGCTTCATGTAGAATTGTGGTGTTTTGATCCTAGGAGTTCAAGATTTCCATTCTTAAGTCTGGGTTGACATTCTTCAATGTTTGAGCAACTGTACTGCTCTTGTTGTTTGTAGAGTAAAACTGTTGGAGTAGCAGCGATATGGACTTCCTTGAGCTTACACTTGGAGAAGCCACAAATTGTCAGAGCTGTTATGCTTAGAAATGGCATTTGGTACATGAAGTTTTCAGGGCCATTGGTAGTGACACATTACCTACCCAAACATGTAGATCTCTGCATGGTCTATTATATATAACATATCAATTTGAGGGACCCATCTGTGTATTTGATGAGTCCCTAGTCATAGATTTGGACCATCTTTTATCTATGTTCTCTGTTCTCCTCTAATCCAAACTTAGAACCCCCCATGCAAGTAAAATACCTTCACTCAGCACCTGTAAGCTGTAGCTTGAATCAACATTCACCATATTTCTATGATCATATGCATTGGTTGCAAGGTTTCACAAACTAAGATTTTGCTCCTCTAATTAGATACTTTAATATTGACTTTGTGCCAAGAATTATTTTTGTGGCAAAAACCTGTGTGTACTGGAAGAGGAGTTACTGTGGAATTTTGTTTCAAGCTGAGAATTTTTCTCTTTAAAGTGGTAAAGATGAGCAGTTCCAAGTTTTAACCAGCTATCCATCCTCAATGTGTCTATGTTTTGATTAGTGAGTTTGATACATCATCATCAAATTATCaatttatgtatgttttaaaccataacaTTTAATCACTGCCATACTGTAACTCAATCCTCAAGAAAATTTGATGATAACTCCTCTGTTTTTATGAAAGATTTTGATAACTTGTTTAGAGTGAAATGGTCTCTGTCCCTGTTGTATTAAATTGTTGTTCTGGACAATATTTTCATCACAAGACCAACTTGCTTGTGTTAGTGCTTAGGAAGGCAACTGGAAACATTGCATGGGCACTGATGTGGAAATTTTTGGCCTTGTCTTGCTATAGGATTTCAGCTGTTATGTAAAATGTGCAAATAAGTTAGATCCTTATGAAGATATATCCTCATGCCATGTTTATATGGTTTGAAATTGTTGGATTTAGCAACAGGAAAGCTATCCAAGTAAATGCATGTATGGATGTAATTGgagatatatatgcacatatatcttGATGATCAAATGTTGTgagataaaaagaaaattttgtggaTGTGATGTTGAGCTGTTTGGTCTGATGATCCTAATTAAGCTATCAGTCATCATCACATGATAGCTACATTCAGAGGTTTTGGATGGTTAAAAGCTCTGCATTTAATTTCTTTTAGTACAAATTACTCCAACCTTTATTTGATCGAAAGCTGTTTCTTAGTGTTAATAGGTGCATTTCTTTTTTTCCTACCAAATCACAAAATAATCGACAATAGATCGATCAAATCGTGTAAATAATCGAGAGTAATCCCTCAAACTTAGAGGCTAATTCCTTTAATGTTTGGCCCACAACATTAAACTGGATCATAACTCCATAATAATCCATCAAACTACAGTACAACAATTGATGATCATCACCTAATGGAATGTCCTAAGACGAACATCCATGACGTTAGCTTCTTACTTAAAAAAGCTAAACCATGTCCAAGTGATCTCAGTTCACTAACGGTGTTATAGACTGCTGAATCGTAAATCTCAGAGGTTGATGGATATTATACATACAAACATGAACACGACACTATGCAGAGACTTGTTCTCTTGAtctcaaaaagaaacaaaaaagcatGAAAGCATTACTGTTTCTGAAAGCTTTCCCTTTTGATTGATGAATCCACTTCTACCATGATATATATCAACACACTCAGTTATGATCATTTCTGTTCATATAACACATTCCTCGAAATGTTTATAGACTAAACGGTGCATATACGAATGAGTATAAAGAGAACTAATAATTCATAATAGACTTTTGAGTGAATTTGCTCAAACAGCACACGGATTTTGAGTGCTTTAAAgaggagctgctgc
The DNA window shown above is from Musa acuminata AAA Group cultivar baxijiao chromosome BXJ2-4, Cavendish_Baxijiao_AAA, whole genome shotgun sequence and carries:
- the LOC103982515 gene encoding E3 ubiquitin-protein ligase GW2-like, with the translated sequence MGNRISGSRRRPVEERLTRPQRILRQPTDLDYKKLRKLILARKLAPCFDALDELPHHPRDLEECPICFFYYPSLNRSRCCSKGICTECFLQMKPSDASRPVQCPFCKTSWYAVEYRGARTEGEKDLERAEEQKVTEAKLRMQHEYEIVGQVIPSGAQNIREMSERGASLMQGNDLDGPFRTCNNRNENLSVNLEEVMVMEAIWDSLHVIDSRLQKSAANQISGSSNMVGFGNAEHEIVDATCLQSSGEVSSTDTMPVEAAVGISRLPDQNLLQAQHPEPDCESQAKLKPHGSSAEESNVRVSLVECLATSFDSDEEHT